In Methylotenera sp. L2L1, the following proteins share a genomic window:
- the flgF gene encoding flagellar basal-body rod protein FlgF, producing MDRMIYTAMTGAKHILEKQATTSHNLANATSTGFKSQIDAFRAVPVIGEGLPTRAFVVDSTSGSDFNSGAIQATNRDLDVAVKGDGWIAIQRADGSEAYTRNGSLKTSPNGLLQTANGLTIMGDGGPITIPPDVAVSIGKDGTISTVNNLTLPGPSNIIGRIKLVNPPQSNLVRADDGLFTTKDGNPATADASVSLVQGALESSNVNVVDAMVTMISLARQFETQMKLIQTAENNANKASQLLQLT from the coding sequence ATGGATCGCATGATATATACCGCAATGACAGGTGCGAAACACATCCTTGAGAAGCAAGCAACGACCAGCCACAATTTGGCCAATGCGACTTCTACTGGTTTTAAATCACAGATAGATGCTTTTAGAGCGGTGCCTGTGATTGGTGAAGGCTTGCCAACGCGCGCGTTTGTCGTAGACTCTACTAGTGGGAGTGACTTTAATTCAGGTGCTATTCAAGCGACTAATCGAGATTTAGATGTTGCAGTAAAAGGTGATGGCTGGATCGCGATACAGCGTGCTGATGGCTCAGAAGCTTATACTAGAAATGGCTCACTAAAAACAAGTCCAAACGGTTTGCTACAAACCGCCAATGGGCTCACTATCATGGGAGATGGCGGCCCTATTACGATTCCACCTGATGTGGCTGTCAGTATTGGTAAGGACGGCACGATTTCAACTGTGAACAACTTAACGTTACCTGGCCCTTCAAACATCATTGGTCGCATTAAGCTAGTTAACCCGCCTCAATCAAATTTAGTGCGTGCAGATGACGGTTTATTTACAACCAAAGATGGTAATCCTGCCACAGCCGACGCAAGCGTTAGCTTAGTTCAAGGTGCTCTTGAGAGTAGCAATGTGAATGTCGTTGATGCAATGGTCACCATGATTAGCCTAGCCCGTCAGTTTGAAACGCAAATGAAATTAATTCAAACCGCTGAGAATAACGCCAATAAAGCCAGTCAACTCCTGCAATTGACTTAA
- the flgG gene encoding flagellar basal-body rod protein FlgG, with translation MIRSLWISKTGLDAQQTQMDVISNNLANVSTSGFKRSRAVFEDLLYQTIRQPGAQTSQQTQLPSGLQLGTGVRPVATERIFTQGNLQQTGNDKDVAIQGAGFFQILLPDGTTAYTRDGAFQVDFQGQLVTSSGFSVQPPITIPTNAQSLTVGRDGTVSVTLAGSTAVTQIGQLQLSTFINPAGLQANGENLYVETAASGTANANTPGTNGAGLLTQGYVETSNVNVVEELVNMIQTQRAYEINSKAITTSDQMLQKLTQM, from the coding sequence ATGATACGCTCACTATGGATATCGAAAACTGGTCTAGACGCTCAGCAGACGCAAATGGACGTGATTTCAAACAACTTAGCTAACGTTAGTACAAGTGGCTTCAAAAGATCACGTGCTGTGTTTGAAGACCTGCTATACCAAACGATTAGACAGCCAGGTGCACAGACATCCCAACAAACGCAGTTACCTTCAGGCCTGCAATTAGGTACCGGTGTTAGACCAGTTGCAACCGAGCGTATTTTCACTCAAGGTAACTTACAGCAAACCGGCAATGATAAAGATGTTGCTATCCAAGGCGCTGGTTTCTTCCAGATTTTACTGCCTGATGGCACTACTGCTTACACGCGTGACGGCGCATTTCAAGTGGACTTTCAAGGCCAACTGGTGACTTCAAGCGGCTTTTCTGTTCAGCCGCCAATCACAATACCGACCAATGCACAAAGCCTTACTGTAGGTCGCGATGGTACAGTATCTGTCACGCTAGCCGGCTCAACAGCTGTGACACAAATTGGCCAGCTGCAACTATCGACTTTTATTAATCCGGCCGGTCTACAAGCTAACGGTGAAAATCTATATGTTGAAACCGCTGCGTCTGGTACAGCCAACGCAAATACGCCTGGCACCAACGGCGCAGGTTTGCTCACTCAAGGTTACGTGGAAACTTCAAACGTTAATGTCGTGGAAGAGCTGGTGAATATGATTCAAACACAGCGTGCTTACGAAATTAATAGTAAAGCGATTACAACATCCGACCAAATGTTGCAAAAATTAACGCAGATGTAA
- a CDS encoding flagellar basal body L-ring protein FlgH, producing MLNTTQGTLLNATIKQIANMKTYLVPINNFFSRSIVAIFATNLLYGCAITPTSIVNQPTTARAQQPNNAQSNNGGIYSASSYRPMFEDRRPRFIGDIVTINITENTTATKANGSSASKEGEVGFQTDARIADNIPIFGGLVSQLPFAKLGSASASSDISYNDDAAANARNVFNGSLTATVVDVLPNGNLVVSGEKQVGLDKGTEFIRFSGVINPDTISLGNTVPSTKVADARIEYRTNSKIDGAAIASIFARFFLSMSPW from the coding sequence ATGTTGAATACCACTCAAGGTACATTGCTCAACGCTACTATCAAGCAGATAGCAAATATGAAAACATACCTAGTGCCTATAAACAACTTTTTTAGCCGCAGTATTGTCGCAATATTTGCAACTAACCTACTCTACGGCTGCGCAATCACACCAACCTCTATTGTCAACCAGCCAACAACAGCAAGAGCTCAACAGCCAAACAATGCGCAAAGTAATAATGGTGGCATTTATAGTGCTTCATCATATCGCCCGATGTTTGAAGACCGCCGCCCTCGCTTTATTGGGGATATTGTCACCATTAACATTACTGAAAACACAACAGCCACAAAGGCTAATGGAAGTTCTGCAAGTAAAGAAGGCGAAGTTGGTTTTCAAACCGATGCGAGAATTGCAGATAACATACCAATTTTTGGCGGCCTAGTATCACAATTGCCATTCGCTAAATTAGGTTCAGCCTCCGCTAGTTCTGATATTTCTTATAACGATGATGCAGCTGCTAACGCAAGAAATGTGTTTAACGGCTCTTTAACGGCAACAGTAGTTGACGTCTTACCCAATGGCAATCTAGTAGTCAGTGGTGAAAAACAAGTTGGCTTAGACAAAGGCACTGAATTCATCCGGTTTTCAGGCGTCATCAACCCTGACACTATCTCCCTAGGCAACACAGTACCATCTACCAAAGTAGCTGATGCTAGAATAGAATATAGAACCAACAGCAAAATTGATGGTGCTGCGATTGCGTCAATATTCGCTCGCTTCTTCTTAAGCATGAGCCCATGGTAG
- a CDS encoding flagellar basal body P-ring protein FlgI, with amino-acid sequence MAKLFNMNALTIQAERFQHTVRRLTLACSLIAVSIICATSTTFAHAERLKDLASIQGVRSNQLIGYGLVVGLDGTGDQTVQTPFTVQSIISMMQQMGVTLPPGTSLQLKNVAAVIVTSSLPAFAQPGQNLDITVSSMGNAKSLRGGTLLMTPLKGADGQVYAMAQGSLVVGGVGASANGSQTQVNHLSVGRITAGATVERAVPSNISENSIFNLELKDSDFSTASLVVDAVNRKFGQNTALAQNGRVIQINPPSNYSRVAFLAALESLNVAPAASYAKVIVNARTGSVVMNQTVTLESCAVSHGNLTVTINTDPVISQPGALSSGQTVATARSEIDINKEPGQVVKLDGGANLSDVVKALNAIGATPQDLLAILQAMKAAGSLRAELEVI; translated from the coding sequence ATGGCAAAATTATTCAACATGAATGCTCTAACAATACAGGCAGAACGCTTTCAGCATACTGTTAGGCGCTTAACATTAGCTTGTTCACTTATCGCTGTTTCTATAATTTGCGCCACCTCTACCACTTTTGCCCATGCAGAGCGTTTGAAAGACCTTGCTTCGATTCAAGGCGTACGCTCTAACCAGCTAATCGGCTACGGTCTAGTTGTTGGCTTGGATGGCACAGGCGACCAAACCGTACAAACACCGTTTACCGTACAAAGTATTATCAGCATGATGCAGCAAATGGGTGTCACCTTACCGCCAGGCACGTCGTTACAACTTAAGAACGTAGCTGCTGTGATAGTCACTAGCAGCTTACCAGCCTTTGCACAACCTGGGCAAAATCTAGATATCACAGTCTCTTCTATGGGTAATGCCAAAAGCCTTAGAGGCGGAACATTACTCATGACTCCACTTAAAGGTGCTGATGGTCAAGTGTATGCAATGGCACAAGGCAGCCTAGTAGTAGGCGGCGTGGGGGCATCGGCCAACGGCTCACAAACACAAGTCAACCACTTAAGTGTAGGCAGAATTACCGCTGGCGCTACGGTTGAACGTGCTGTTCCTTCAAACATCAGTGAGAACAGCATTTTCAATCTAGAGCTAAAAGACTCGGACTTCTCTACTGCATCATTAGTGGTAGATGCTGTTAATCGCAAATTTGGTCAAAATACTGCACTTGCGCAAAATGGCCGTGTGATTCAAATCAACCCGCCCAGCAACTATAGTCGCGTTGCATTTCTAGCAGCACTAGAAAGCTTAAATGTAGCACCGGCAGCCAGTTATGCAAAAGTGATTGTCAATGCCCGCACTGGCTCTGTTGTAATGAACCAAACAGTAACCCTTGAAAGCTGCGCAGTTTCACATGGCAACTTAACTGTCACCATCAACACAGACCCTGTGATAAGCCAGCCAGGTGCGTTATCCAGTGGACAAACTGTCGCAACCGCACGTTCTGAAATCGACATTAATAAAGAACCAGGTCAAGTGGTTAAACTAGATGGTGGTGCCAATCTATCCGACGTAGTAAAAGCACTCAATGCAATTGGTGCAACACCTCAAGACTTGCTCGCTATCTTACAAGCAATGAAAGCTGCTGGTTCACTCCGCGCTGAACTAGAAGTCATTTAA